Proteins encoded in a region of the Maniola jurtina chromosome 12, ilManJurt1.1, whole genome shotgun sequence genome:
- the LOC123870021 gene encoding homeobox protein SIX6-like: protein MRGSWDESTTAALHARILEAHRGPAAPERAAEPASPPPLSLGALELAAPTPLLPLPTLSFSAAQVATVCETLEESGDVERLARFLWSLPVAHPNVAELERCEAVLRARAVVAFHAGRHRELYAILERHRFQRTSHAKLQALWLEAHYQEAERLRGRPLGPVDKYRVRKKFPLPRTIWDGEQKTHCFKERTRSLLREWYLQDPYPNPTKKRELAAATGLTPTQVGNWFKNRRQRDRAAAAKNRSAVLGRGFASSSTYDEDSADSEINVDEE, encoded by the coding sequence ATGCGCGGCTCCTGGGACGAGTCCACGACGGCGGCGCTGCACGCGCGCATCCTGGAGGCGCACCGCGGGCCCGCCGCGCCCGAGCGCGCTGCCGAGCCCGCCTCGCCGCCGCCGCTGTCGCTGGGCGCGCTGGAGCTGGCCGCGCCCACGCCGCTGCTGCCGTTGCCCACGCTGTCGTTCAGCGCTGCGCAGGTGGCCACGGTCTGCGAAACGTTGGAGGAGAGTGGCGACGTGGAGCGCCTGGCGCGCTTCCTGTGGTCGCTGCCCGTGGCGCACCCCAACGTGGCCGAGCTGGAGCGCTGCGAGGCCGTCTTGCGAGCGCGTGCCGTGGTCGCCTTCCACGCGGGCCGTCACCGCGAGCTGTATGCCATCTTGGAGCGGCACCGATTCCAACGCACCAGCCATGCCAAGCTGCAGGCGCTGTGGCTGGAAGCGCACTATCAAGAGGCGGAACGCTTGCGCGGCCGCCCGCTCGGCCCCGTCGACAAGTACCGAGTGCGCAAGAAGTTCCCTCTACCGAGAACCATCTGGGACGGCGAGCAAAAGACGCACTGTTTCAAGGAACGAACGCGATCCCTTCTCCGAGAGTGGTACCTCCAAGATCCTTACCCAAACCCGACGAAAAAGAGGGAATTGGCGGCGGCGACGGGCTTAACGCCGACGCAAGTCGGCAACTGGTTCAAGAACCGACGGCAAAGAGATCGAGCGGCCGCCGCCAAGAACCGCTCCGCCGTGTTGGGAAGAGGATTCGCATCCTCATCGACGTACGACGAGGATTCGGCTGACTCGGAGATCAACGTCGATGAAGAGTAG